The Candidatus Jidaibacter acanthamoeba genome includes a region encoding these proteins:
- a CDS encoding IS481 family transposase — MDTKVKNRLKWIKLYEELGDAKEVCQHFGISRFTLRKWSKRYKERGMEGLKNISTRPKNSPLQKRDEINEEIILTLRKERKLGVRRIQSELKRLHEISLSVATIHKVLKKHEVGYLQLKRHYRKQVKRYNCKIPGERVQMDVCKIAQGVYQYTAIDDCTRYKILGIYKRRTSLNTVNFLECVIKHMPFPIQRIQTDRGQEFFAYLVQDYLKEKKIKFRPIKAFSPHLNGKVERSQRTDLDEFYTSINPNASDLPDKLKVWEEYYNKQRSHSA, encoded by the coding sequence ATGGATACCAAAGTAAAAAACCGTCTTAAATGGATCAAACTATATGAAGAACTAGGGGATGCGAAGGAAGTATGCCAGCACTTTGGGATTTCAAGGTTTACGCTAAGAAAATGGAGTAAACGCTATAAAGAAAGAGGGATGGAAGGGTTGAAAAATATAAGTACTAGGCCTAAAAATTCGCCATTACAAAAGAGGGATGAGATAAACGAAGAAATTATTCTTACTTTAAGGAAAGAAAGGAAGTTAGGAGTAAGAAGGATACAAAGTGAGTTAAAACGATTGCATGAAATATCATTATCTGTAGCTACTATACACAAAGTCTTAAAGAAGCATGAAGTAGGTTACCTACAACTAAAACGTCATTATCGTAAACAAGTTAAGCGATATAATTGTAAAATACCCGGAGAACGGGTGCAGATGGATGTTTGTAAAATAGCTCAAGGGGTTTACCAGTATACAGCGATTGATGATTGTACAAGATATAAAATATTAGGAATATATAAAAGGCGTACGTCCTTAAATACTGTTAACTTTTTAGAGTGTGTAATAAAGCACATGCCATTTCCAATACAACGTATTCAAACAGATCGTGGGCAAGAGTTTTTTGCTTATTTAGTCCAGGATTACCTAAAAGAAAAAAAGATTAAATTTCGACCTATAAAAGCTTTCTCTCCACACTTAAATGGGAAGGTAGAGAGATCACAACGTACAGATTTAGATGAGTTTTATACAAGTATTAATCCTAATGCTAGTGATCTCCCAGATAAACTTAAAGTATGGGAAGAATATTATAATAAACAAAGATCACATAGCGCTT
- a CDS encoding integrin alpha: MNHTGFKVGGSIDSSISSCSGAGDINDDGFDDIIFGAPSTNSNIGTGYVVYGSKTPSSFAIDLPALNGTLGFKCLGKQSFASAGNSVSKAGDINGDGIKDFMIGTDHGSTNVAYVVFGSNIEISSPSPTPSRTPTPSVSTSPSPTSSVSPDPSVTSSPSSLPDKSVIPINTPSPVATPSGTVSPSSSPASHSEANSLIPNPIILTPYKAAMDIATSAYLFSSMVIEDYLFVSEESCYM, translated from the coding sequence ATGAATCACACAGGGTTTAAAGTTGGAGGATCAATTGACAGCAGTATAAGTTCATGTAGCGGAGCGGGCGATATTAACGATGACGGATTTGATGATATAATTTTTGGCGCTCCCAGCACTAACTCGAATATCGGAACAGGTTATGTAGTATATGGAAGTAAAACTCCTTCCTCCTTTGCTATTGATTTGCCTGCTCTTAACGGAACTTTAGGTTTTAAATGTCTTGGAAAACAATCATTTGCTTCCGCGGGTAATTCGGTTAGTAAAGCAGGAGATATAAACGGAGACGGAATTAAAGATTTTATGATAGGTACTGATCATGGTTCCACAAACGTAGCTTATGTGGTGTTCGGATCGAACATAGAAATCTCAAGTCCGAGCCCGACTCCTTCAAGAACTCCAACTCCTAGTGTTTCGACAAGCCCGAGCCCGACTTCCTCAGTAAGCCCAGATCCAAGCGTTACATCAAGCCCGAGTTCACTTCCGGACAAAAGTGTAATACCGATCAACACTCCTTCCCCGGTTGCTACACCTTCCGGTACTGTTTCACCAAGCTCTTCTCCCGCGAGCCATTCCGAAGCTAATTCGCTTATCCCTAATCCGATTATATTAACACCTTATAAGGCGGCTATGGATATAGCAACTAGTGCATATTTATTTAGTAGCATGGTTATAGAAGACTATTTATTTGTTAGTGAAGAATCATGTTACATGTAA
- a CDS encoding SOS response-associated peptidase: MCGRFVQAFSAEDLQDKYKTSNQVTIKPNYNVSPHTNIITILRSQEADQLEIQPMSWGLVPFWSNNPKIGSKLINARAETINDKPAFKISFKSKRCIIPASGFYEWQDETRQPYFIKPKGGKNDIFSFAGIWDKWQDQEGNTLITCAIITKDANLTLKFIHSRMPVIIPDQEIKNWLNPDATPESLNDDLHTIQDAQVEYWEVDRKVNNPINNEPGLIRKKAY, from the coding sequence ATGTGCGGAAGATTTGTTCAGGCTTTTTCAGCAGAAGATTTACAGGATAAGTATAAAACTAGTAATCAGGTTACTATTAAACCTAATTATAATGTCTCCCCTCATACTAATATTATTACTATTCTAAGATCTCAGGAAGCCGATCAATTAGAAATACAGCCAATGTCATGGGGGCTAGTTCCGTTTTGGAGTAATAACCCCAAAATAGGAAGTAAGCTTATAAATGCCAGAGCTGAAACTATTAATGATAAGCCTGCCTTTAAAATAAGCTTTAAATCAAAACGCTGCATTATACCTGCTAGCGGATTCTATGAATGGCAGGATGAAACCCGCCAGCCTTACTTTATTAAACCTAAGGGTGGAAAGAATGATATCTTTTCTTTTGCAGGTATTTGGGATAAGTGGCAAGATCAGGAAGGTAATACCCTAATAACCTGTGCTATTATTACTAAAGATGCTAACCTCACGTTAAAGTTTATCCATAGCAGAATGCCCGTCATTATACCTGATCAGGAAATTAAAAACTGGTTAAATCCTGATGCTACTCCAGAAAGTTTAAATGATGATTTGCATACCATTCAAGATGCCCAAGTAGAATATTGGGAAGTAGATCGTAAGGTTAATAATCCTATTAATAATGAGCCGGGGCTAATCCGGAAAAAAGCTTATTAA